A portion of the Blautia hansenii DSM 20583 genome contains these proteins:
- the tnpC gene encoding IS66 family transposase: MAVKYTEEQLNSVDKSFLIQLLLQQQEQLEAITKELHASNEKMQLLMEQVILGKQNRFGRSSEKMEDTSQICFQEVDGTIVFFNEAEAVYDLNEKEPDELELKSPKQPKRKGKKESDLSGLTVRRIDHYLSEEELEIEFGVNGWKQLPDAISKKYHFVPARVEVEEHHIGVYASKTDEHMVKADHPKALLHGSLVSPSLGAAIINGKYVNAVPLYRLEQEFQRYGLQITRQNMANWCIRLAEEYLSILYDHLHEELYFYHVIQADETPLLVNHDGRKAGSKSWMWVYRSGHLYQDRQIVLYEYQQTRNASHPREFLKGYDGICVTDGYQVYHTLEKELEELTIAGCWVHCRRRFDEALKLIPKPSQKESNAFLLMKQIQAIYREEGKLNDLSSDERLKQRQAVIKPLVDAFFAYLKTINVSKKDKFGDAVRYARNQEKYLRVFLTDGDVPIDNNASERAIRGFCIGKKNWQMIDTIHGAKSSAIIYSIVETAKANNLKPFDYVQHLLEEIPKHMNDKDCSFLEDLLPWSEKLPAGIRKA; the protein is encoded by the coding sequence ATGGCAGTTAAGTATACGGAGGAACAATTAAATAGTGTTGATAAGTCGTTTCTTATCCAGCTTCTTTTACAACAGCAGGAACAATTGGAAGCCATAACAAAGGAGCTTCACGCATCGAATGAAAAAATGCAGCTTCTGATGGAACAGGTAATCCTTGGTAAGCAGAACCGTTTTGGAAGGTCATCTGAAAAAATGGAAGATACCAGCCAGATCTGTTTTCAAGAAGTAGACGGCACTATTGTTTTTTTCAATGAAGCGGAAGCTGTCTACGATCTCAATGAAAAAGAACCTGATGAGCTGGAACTCAAATCTCCAAAACAGCCAAAGCGTAAGGGAAAGAAAGAATCAGATCTTTCCGGACTTACGGTCAGACGGATTGACCATTATCTGTCAGAGGAGGAATTGGAAATAGAATTCGGTGTCAATGGGTGGAAACAGTTACCGGATGCCATTTCCAAAAAATATCATTTTGTACCTGCGAGGGTAGAGGTAGAAGAACATCACATCGGTGTGTATGCCAGCAAAACAGATGAGCACATGGTCAAAGCAGACCATCCAAAAGCATTACTGCATGGAAGTTTGGTATCACCATCTCTTGGAGCTGCGATCATCAATGGAAAGTATGTGAATGCAGTTCCTCTCTATCGGTTAGAGCAGGAATTCCAGCGTTATGGCCTGCAGATCACAAGGCAGAACATGGCAAACTGGTGCATACGTTTGGCAGAGGAATATCTCTCGATCCTTTATGATCATCTTCATGAAGAATTGTATTTCTATCATGTGATCCAGGCAGACGAGACGCCGTTGCTTGTAAACCATGACGGACGCAAAGCCGGAAGCAAAAGCTGGATGTGGGTATACCGTTCTGGTCATCTGTATCAAGACCGGCAGATTGTCCTGTATGAATACCAGCAGACAAGAAATGCATCCCATCCACGGGAATTCCTGAAAGGATACGATGGCATCTGTGTAACAGATGGTTATCAGGTCTACCATACTTTAGAAAAAGAATTGGAAGAACTGACCATTGCTGGATGCTGGGTGCACTGTCGCCGCAGATTTGATGAAGCTTTGAAGCTGATTCCCAAACCATCCCAAAAGGAATCCAATGCATTTCTGCTGATGAAACAGATTCAGGCAATCTATCGGGAAGAAGGGAAATTGAATGACCTTTCTTCTGATGAACGACTGAAACAGCGACAGGCGGTTATCAAACCTCTTGTGGATGCTTTTTTTGCGTACCTGAAAACCATAAATGTGTCCAAAAAGGACAAATTTGGTGATGCCGTTAGATATGCACGAAATCAGGAAAAATATCTCCGGGTATTTCTTACAGACGGAGATGTTCCGATTGATAATAATGCATCCGAAAGGGCAATCCGAGGTTTTTGTATTGGAAAGAAGAATTGGCAGATGATCGATACGATTCATGGAGCCAAATCTTCCGCAATTATTTACAGTATTGTAGAAACTGCAAAAGCCAATAATCTGAAACCTTTTGATTATGTGCAGCATCTCTTGGAAGAGATTCCGAAACACATGAATGATAAGGACTGTTCTTTTCTGGAAGATCTTCTGCCCTGGTCAGAAAAACTTCCGGCAGGGATTCGCAAAGCTTAA
- the tnpA gene encoding IS66 family insertion sequence element accessory protein TnpA, with protein MRIKRIPAEEQYRLIMECRQSGLTDHQWCVEHDIKPGTFYNWVKRLRQKGCVDLPASTGRSYRAPESQEVVRVDFHDTDPPPYEQPFNVIPVATERNNLSVAEPMKLSVGSFHLTIPNGIDPQFLAQMLRIVKELEC; from the coding sequence ATGAGAATCAAAAGAATACCTGCCGAAGAACAATACCGTCTCATCATGGAATGCCGTCAAAGTGGATTGACAGATCATCAATGGTGTGTGGAACACGACATCAAACCGGGAACTTTTTACAACTGGGTAAAAAGGCTGCGTCAGAAAGGTTGTGTGGATTTGCCAGCGTCAACCGGACGCAGCTATCGTGCACCGGAAAGCCAGGAAGTTGTCAGAGTGGATTTTCATGATACTGACCCGCCCCCATATGAACAGCCATTCAATGTGATTCCGGTAGCTACGGAAAGAAATAACCTTTCCGTAGCAGAGCCAATGAAGCTGTCTGTAGGAAGTTTTCATCTAACAATACCAAATGGAATAGATCCTCAGTTTCTGGCTCAAATGCTCCGCATTGTGAAGGAGTTGGAATGTTAG
- a CDS encoding LCP family protein, with the protein MKKKRIPGIIAVLLEVIISAIFMIFLFSTKMIPNKLFLLIGVGILVLTVIVYLLTMNFKNKVRFVIGIVLIVLITICYIVGGGYLKKGIDTLSDITKPAVEKTGIAVYVRESDKAETLEDTKGYTYGVLEALDRENTDTAMEQMSEVIGNIETKNYTDVSALVDGLEKEKEVDAIILNTGFMSLLESREDYETVKAQMKQVHVEEIEKKVDSVEEPVASSEIPKTFSVYISGIDSREGLVANSRSDVNIVATVNTETHQVLLVSTPRDYFVPLSISKGVPDKLTHAGIYGIDVSKDTLAMLYQTDIDYYFRVNFGGFEKIIDSLGGITIVSDYTFDSENVDGYSYVKGENQVNGAQALAFARERYAFSEGDRQRGKNQLHVIEGVIKKAMSPAILKNFSQTMESLVGSFETNIPYDVIAGLIRQQLSEGGEWSVESYSVDGSGATKVPYSMSMAAYVMIPDMNTVNTAIEKMNQVKEGITEE; encoded by the coding sequence ATGAAGAAAAAGAGAATACCGGGAATTATAGCTGTGTTGTTAGAGGTAATTATATCCGCCATATTTATGATATTTTTATTTTCAACGAAGATGATTCCCAATAAGTTATTTTTACTGATTGGTGTAGGAATACTTGTACTTACAGTTATTGTATATTTACTTACAATGAATTTTAAGAATAAGGTTCGTTTTGTAATAGGTATTGTACTGATTGTATTAATTACAATCTGCTATATTGTTGGCGGTGGATATTTGAAGAAGGGTATTGATACATTATCTGATATTACAAAACCAGCAGTGGAAAAAACCGGAATTGCAGTATATGTTCGTGAGTCAGACAAGGCGGAAACTCTGGAAGATACAAAGGGATACACATATGGTGTATTAGAGGCATTAGATAGAGAGAATACAGATACAGCCATGGAACAGATGAGTGAAGTCATCGGAAATATTGAGACAAAAAACTATACAGATGTATCTGCGTTAGTAGATGGTTTGGAGAAAGAAAAAGAAGTTGATGCTATTATCCTGAACACAGGATTTATGAGCTTACTTGAGAGCAGGGAAGATTATGAAACTGTGAAGGCTCAGATGAAGCAGGTTCATGTGGAAGAAATTGAGAAAAAGGTAGACTCCGTGGAGGAACCAGTGGCAAGCTCAGAAATTCCAAAGACATTTTCTGTCTATATTAGTGGAATTGATTCTCGCGAAGGTCTTGTAGCAAACAGCCGCAGTGATGTTAATATTGTAGCTACCGTGAATACAGAGACACATCAAGTGCTGTTAGTTTCTACTCCACGAGATTATTTTGTACCATTGTCAATTTCTAAGGGGGTTCCTGATAAGTTGACACATGCAGGAATTTATGGAATCGATGTCAGCAAAGATACACTAGCAATGTTGTATCAGACAGATATTGATTACTACTTCCGTGTAAATTTTGGAGGATTTGAAAAAATTATTGATTCACTTGGTGGTATTACTATTGTATCAGATTATACCTTTGATTCAGAGAATGTAGATGGATATTCATATGTAAAGGGTGAAAATCAGGTGAATGGCGCACAGGCATTGGCATTTGCCCGTGAAAGATATGCGTTTTCAGAAGGTGACAGACAGCGTGGTAAGAACCAACTGCATGTTATCGAAGGAGTAATTAAGAAAGCTATGAGCCCGGCTATTTTGAAGAATTTTTCACAGACTATGGAAAGTCTTGTGGGAAGTTTTGAGACAAATATTCCATACGATGTCATTGCCGGTCTTATCCGCCAGCAGTTGAGTGAGGGCGGAGAATGGTCTGTAGAAAGCTACAGTGTAGATGGTAGTGGTGCAACGAAAGTACCATATTCAATGAGTATGGCGGCCTATGTTATGATTCCGGATATGAATACAGTGAATACAGCCATTGAAAAGATGAACCAGGTAAAAGAAGGAATTACAGAAGAATAA
- the tnpB gene encoding IS66 family insertion sequence element accessory protein TnpB (TnpB, as the term is used for proteins encoded by IS66 family insertion elements, is considered an accessory protein, since TnpC, encoded by a neighboring gene, is a DDE family transposase.), giving the protein MLNDGSGFKKVYLATGFTDLRRGIDGLARIIRFQFQLDPYDKNTLFLFCGKRTDRIKGLIWEGDGFLLLYKRIENGNFRWPRTQEEALEISADQYQMLMQGLEIVARHPIEEISCPEFSL; this is encoded by the coding sequence ATGCTCAATGATGGCTCCGGGTTCAAAAAAGTATATCTGGCGACTGGATTTACGGATCTGCGCAGAGGGATCGATGGCTTGGCCAGAATCATACGTTTTCAGTTCCAGCTTGATCCTTACGATAAGAATACATTATTTTTATTTTGCGGCAAACGTACAGATCGGATAAAAGGGCTTATCTGGGAGGGCGATGGATTTCTACTTCTGTACAAGCGGATTGAAAACGGAAACTTCCGCTGGCCCCGTACACAAGAAGAAGCACTGGAAATTAGTGCAGACCAGTATCAAATGTTAATGCAAGGTCTGGAAATCGTTGCCAGACATCCCATAGAAGAAATCTCCTGTCCAGAATTCTCCTTGTGA
- the tnpB gene encoding IS66 family insertion sequence element accessory protein TnpB (TnpB, as the term is used for proteins encoded by IS66 family insertion elements, is considered an accessory protein, since TnpC, encoded by a neighboring gene, is a DDE family transposase.), whose product MLGDITAADEIYIVTGRTDMRKSIDGLCAIVEEQLHMDPRRSALYLFCGKRCDRIKALLWESDGFVLLYKRMEVQGRFRWPRNQLEVKQLTWQQFDWLMSGLEIEQPKAFKPTQ is encoded by the coding sequence ATGTTAGGGGATATCACAGCCGCCGATGAAATCTATATCGTAACAGGCAGAACGGATATGCGGAAATCCATTGACGGGCTGTGTGCTATTGTAGAAGAACAACTCCATATGGATCCAAGGCGAAGCGCCCTGTATCTTTTCTGTGGAAAACGTTGTGACAGGATCAAAGCTTTGCTCTGGGAGTCTGACGGATTTGTGCTGCTGTATAAACGCATGGAAGTCCAGGGCAGGTTCCGCTGGCCCAGAAATCAGCTGGAAGTAAAGCAACTGACCTGGCAGCAATTCGACTGGCTCATGTCCGGTCTTGAAATCGAACAGCCAAAGGCATTCAAACCTACGCAATGA
- a CDS encoding acyltransferase family protein — protein MECSKKRESNLEMLRIVAMLLIVAQHIVERGVEGGGWTALKVPFSFNFVTTVIIGIWGQLGVLLFVIISSWFLVDRQGIKSKKILSLVFQTWSTCVVLIVVFLFFKPEMLNFKLIVKELLTPAVKQYWFITTFLVFYLIVPLLQKSIAGLSNIALRNICIVLTMIIPVYNYFSTNVGDTLADFCYIFYLVAYLKRNKDNFFEKYNKLGFAGMALIVSILLLVKIVLPDSILGKNGTDLFMKLFLALRGRTLLMVIISVCIFYYFKNLKFSYYKVINIIGGSTFGVYIIHENFLLRGDGMKSFLWDGVFHMDWWYNNSFCFFIIHIIVTISVFAVCIVIDLLRKNTVGKLFDKNKKINEFCIRFDDWYSNQLFK, from the coding sequence TTGGAGTGTTCAAAGAAAAGAGAGTCTAATCTTGAAATGCTAAGGATTGTTGCAATGCTTCTGATTGTAGCACAACATATTGTAGAAAGAGGGGTAGAGGGGGGGGGGTGGACTGCACTCAAAGTCCCCTTTTCTTTTAATTTTGTTACTACAGTAATTATAGGAATTTGGGGGCAATTAGGGGTTTTACTTTTTGTTATTATTAGTTCTTGGTTTCTTGTTGATAGACAGGGAATTAAGAGCAAAAAAATTTTAAGTTTAGTATTTCAAACATGGAGTACGTGTGTAGTTTTAATAGTTGTATTTCTGTTTTTTAAGCCGGAAATGTTAAATTTCAAATTAATAGTGAAGGAACTATTGACACCCGCTGTTAAACAATATTGGTTTATAACAACATTTCTTGTGTTTTATTTGATAGTGCCATTGTTACAAAAAAGTATTGCAGGGTTAAGTAATATAGCACTAAGGAATATATGTATAGTTTTAACAATGATTATACCTGTATATAATTATTTTTCAACCAATGTAGGAGATACGTTGGCTGATTTTTGTTATATTTTTTACCTTGTTGCGTACTTAAAAAGAAATAAGGATAATTTTTTTGAAAAATATAATAAACTGGGATTTGCCGGAATGGCACTAATTGTAAGTATCCTTTTATTAGTTAAAATAGTATTGCCGGATTCAATACTGGGTAAAAATGGAACAGACTTATTTATGAAATTATTTCTTGCATTAAGAGGGAGAACTCTTTTAATGGTTATAATTTCTGTATGTATTTTTTACTATTTTAAAAATTTAAAGTTTTCTTATTATAAGGTAATTAATATTATTGGTGGTTCCACATTCGGTGTTTACATTATTCATGAAAATTTTCTATTAAGAGGAGATGGAATGAAATCTTTTTTATGGGATGGAGTATTCCACATGGATTGGTGGTATAATAACTCATTTTGTTTTTTTATAATACATATTATTGTTACAATATCTGTATTTGCAGTATGTATTGTAATCGATTTATTGAGAAAAAACACAGTTGGTAAATTGTTTGATAAGAATAAAAAAATAAATGAGTTTTGCATTAGATTTGATGATTGGTATTCTAATCAATTGTTTAAATAA
- a CDS encoding Gfo/Idh/MocA family oxidoreductase, with the protein MVKVITYGTYDLLHYGHIKLLERAKKLGDYLIVGVTADDFDKTRGKINVQQSLIERIEAVRNTGLADEIIVEEYEGQKIDDIKKYDVDIFTVGSDWVGCFDYLKEYCEVIYLERTEGVSSSEIRSEKRSISIGLVGTSGFLNKILHECEYVNGAHIEGICSDNLSNMEGDMKQLPLLTDDYSELLEKVDAVFIHSYPTAHYEQVKEALKQGKNVLCESPIALNREECQELFRIANEKKLVLMEALKTAYSTAFSRLLLLIKGGKIGNVVSIDATCTSLREVDVSKDLKKGWNSITAWGPTAMLPIFQLLGTEYREFEIISQYLDDEQNYDLFTKINFIYDSAVASIKVGTGVKSEGELIISGTKGYAYVPAPWWKTDYFEIRYENPVNNKRYFYQLDGEGIRNEIVAFVRSINKAKNLSNIEQQVTEKISQVMDSFNNKKNVKIIK; encoded by the coding sequence AGACAAGGGGAAAGATTAATGTACAACAATCGCTAATTGAAAGAATTGAAGCTGTTAGAAATACAGGTTTAGCAGATGAAATTATTGTGGAAGAGTATGAAGGTCAGAAAATTGATGATATAAAGAAATATGATGTGGATATTTTCACAGTTGGCTCAGATTGGGTTGGGTGTTTTGACTATTTAAAAGAATATTGTGAAGTTATTTACTTGGAACGTACAGAAGGGGTTTCAAGTTCTGAAATACGATCTGAGAAACGTTCTATATCTATAGGCTTAGTTGGAACTTCAGGATTTCTTAATAAAATTTTACATGAATGTGAATATGTCAATGGTGCTCACATAGAAGGGATTTGTTCAGATAATTTAAGTAATATGGAAGGTGATATGAAACAGTTACCATTGCTTACAGATGATTATAGTGAATTACTTGAAAAGGTAGATGCAGTGTTTATTCATTCATATCCAACAGCACATTATGAACAAGTAAAAGAAGCTTTGAAACAAGGAAAAAACGTTTTATGTGAATCTCCTATAGCTCTTAATAGAGAAGAATGCCAAGAATTATTTAGAATTGCGAATGAGAAAAAGTTAGTTTTAATGGAGGCGTTAAAAACTGCGTATTCGACTGCTTTTTCAAGATTATTGCTTCTGATAAAAGGGGGTAAAATAGGAAATGTAGTTTCGATAGATGCAACCTGTACAAGTTTGCGAGAAGTGGATGTAAGTAAAGATTTGAAAAAAGGTTGGAACAGTATTACTGCATGGGGACCAACAGCGATGCTTCCGATATTCCAATTGTTAGGAACAGAATACAGAGAATTTGAAATTATTTCTCAATATTTAGATGATGAACAGAATTATGATTTATTTACAAAAATTAATTTTATTTACGATAGTGCAGTTGCTTCAATAAAAGTAGGAACAGGAGTTAAATCGGAAGGGGAATTAATAATATCAGGAACTAAAGGATATGCTTATGTTCCCGCACCTTGGTGGAAAACAGATTACTTTGAAATTAGATATGAAAATCCTGTAAATAATAAGAGATATTTTTATCAATTAGATGGTGAAGGGATACGTAACGAAATAGTAGCGTTTGTTCGTTCAATAAACAAAGCAAAAAACTTATCTAATATAGAACAACAAGTAACAGAGAAAATTTCACAGGTGATGGATAGTTTCAATAACAAGAAAAATGTAAAGATAATTAAGTAA
- a CDS encoding phosphotransferase — protein sequence MNIQEYDLMNCIMKQDYVNQRILSEITGYSLGKVNSSLKKLTELGYLDEKMQCTPKVYEELEDKKPNNAIILAAGFGMRMVPINVEVPKGILEIKDEPLIERLIKQLQEAGIFKIDIVVGFMKEQYDYLIDKYHVNLIYNKDYMTKNNLYSLKCVMDKVGNTYILPCDLWCFENPFSEREWYSWYMLSNREVEESNVRINRKKEIVETKKNELGNQMFGISYILKEEAEVLKENILRLSKEREYSYAFWEEAAMKNGKMILKPREVSQNLVYEINTLEELRELDEDSNQLNSDIISLISKVLSCDTKEIVEIKALKKGMTNRSFEFSCRGERYIMRVPGEGTDKMINRKNEYNVYQALEGQNICDPVCYMSPETGYKITKFLDNARVCDPYAEEDVQKCMKKLRGFHECKLQVNHEFDLFGQIEYYESLRNGTKSMYRDYEETKRKVYELKTYIDKAPKNIALTHIDAVPDNFLFTGDEIRLIDWEYAGMQDVHVDIAMFAIYAMYDREHVEKLIDAYFDNACERAIRIKIYAYIAVCGFLWSNWCEYKSICGVEFGEYSLRQYRYAKDYYKIVKEELSREGKEENV from the coding sequence ATGAACATTCAAGAATATGATTTAATGAACTGCATCATGAAACAGGACTATGTGAACCAGAGAATTTTATCAGAGATAACAGGATATTCTTTGGGCAAGGTAAACAGTTCTTTGAAGAAACTGACAGAATTAGGTTATTTAGATGAGAAAATGCAGTGTACCCCAAAGGTATATGAAGAATTAGAAGATAAGAAGCCGAACAATGCAATTATTCTTGCCGCAGGATTTGGAATGAGGATGGTTCCCATTAATGTGGAAGTTCCAAAAGGGATTTTGGAGATTAAGGACGAGCCGTTGATTGAAAGGCTGATTAAGCAGTTACAGGAAGCAGGGATTTTTAAAATTGATATTGTTGTAGGATTTATGAAGGAACAATATGATTATTTAATTGATAAGTATCATGTAAATCTGATATATAACAAGGATTATATGACGAAGAATAATCTCTATTCTTTAAAATGTGTTATGGATAAAGTTGGAAATACTTATATTTTGCCTTGTGATTTATGGTGCTTTGAAAATCCTTTTTCAGAGAGGGAATGGTATTCCTGGTATATGCTTAGCAACAGAGAGGTTGAGGAGAGCAATGTAAGGATTAACCGCAAGAAAGAGATTGTGGAGACTAAGAAGAATGAACTGGGAAATCAGATGTTTGGTATTTCTTATATTTTGAAGGAAGAGGCAGAGGTTTTAAAAGAGAATATTTTACGTCTTTCAAAAGAAAGGGAATATTCTTATGCATTCTGGGAAGAAGCTGCAATGAAGAATGGCAAGATGATTTTAAAGCCTCGTGAAGTTTCTCAAAATCTGGTATATGAAATTAATACGTTAGAGGAATTAAGGGAATTAGATGAAGATTCTAATCAGCTAAATTCAGATATTATTTCTTTGATTTCGAAAGTGCTTTCCTGTGATACAAAGGAAATTGTAGAGATAAAAGCTTTGAAAAAAGGAATGACAAATCGTTCTTTTGAATTTAGTTGCCGAGGAGAGCGTTATATTATGCGTGTTCCGGGAGAGGGAACAGATAAGATGATTAACCGTAAGAATGAATATAATGTCTATCAGGCATTGGAAGGTCAGAATATCTGTGATCCGGTTTGTTATATGTCTCCTGAGACAGGATATAAAATTACTAAATTTTTAGATAATGCCAGGGTATGTGATCCTTATGCAGAAGAAGATGTGCAGAAATGTATGAAAAAGCTTCGTGGATTTCATGAATGTAAGCTGCAGGTAAATCATGAATTTGATTTGTTTGGTCAGATAGAATATTACGAATCACTGCGAAATGGAACAAAATCCATGTATCGTGATTATGAGGAAACAAAAAGAAAGGTATATGAGCTGAAAACCTATATTGATAAAGCTCCTAAGAATATAGCACTTACTCATATTGATGCAGTTCCGGATAATTTCCTTTTTACAGGGGATGAAATTCGTTTGATTGACTGGGAATATGCAGGAATGCAGGATGTACACGTGGATATTGCAATGTTTGCGATTTATGCCATGTATGACAGAGAGCATGTAGAGAAATTAATTGATGCTTATTTTGATAATGCTTGTGAAAGAGCGATTAGGATAAAAATTTATGCTTACATTGCGGTATGCGGATTTTTATGGAGCAACTGGTGTGAATATAAGAGTATCTGTGGTGTGGAATTTGGAGAATATTCTCTGAGACAATACCGATATGCAAAGGATTACTATAAGATTGTGAAGGAAGAGCTTAGCAGGGAAGGAAAAGAAGAAAATGTATAA
- a CDS encoding helix-turn-helix domain-containing protein: MLSRKDARKLLAERVNELCKEKKLTYEELSSKSEVPIETVLQMADGSVKNPGIFAIAKICEGLNVSLKDFFDTDEFRNIMI; the protein is encoded by the coding sequence GTGTTATCTAGGAAGGATGCACGAAAGCTATTAGCAGAACGTGTAAATGAATTGTGCAAGGAAAAGAAACTTACATATGAGGAATTATCATCTAAGTCTGAAGTTCCTATTGAAACAGTATTACAGATGGCAGATGGTTCGGTGAAAAATCCGGGGATATTTGCAATCGCTAAAATTTGTGAAGGATTGAATGTTTCACTAAAAGATTTCTTTGATACAGATGAATTTAGAAATATTATGATATAA
- a CDS encoding NTP transferase domain-containing protein, with amino-acid sequence MYKVKRAIIMAAGIGKRMQPVTLETPKPLVKVNGVRMIDTVIQGLLENGISEIYVVVGYLKEKFAVLEQEYPQVKLIENPYYDIYNNISSLYVARDYLEDVIILDGDQIIYNPSILAPEFERSGYNAVWTDEETDEWLMTVENGIVKSCSRTGGKSGWQLFSISRWNAEDGKKLRKHLEEEFEEKENRQIYWDDVAMFCHPQEYRLGIRKMQAGDIIEVDNLSELAQLDSSYEKYLGGNSDAERQ; translated from the coding sequence ATGTATAAAGTAAAGCGTGCAATTATTATGGCGGCAGGGATTGGAAAGAGAATGCAGCCGGTGACATTGGAAACACCAAAACCTCTTGTAAAGGTAAACGGAGTACGAATGATTGATACCGTTATACAGGGACTTTTAGAAAATGGAATATCAGAAATCTATGTGGTTGTGGGATATTTAAAAGAGAAATTTGCGGTTTTAGAGCAGGAATATCCACAAGTAAAACTGATTGAAAATCCTTATTATGATATTTATAACAACATTTCTTCTCTGTATGTGGCAAGGGATTATCTGGAAGATGTGATTATTTTGGACGGAGACCAGATTATTTACAACCCTTCTATTTTGGCACCGGAGTTTGAGCGTTCCGGTTACAATGCAGTCTGGACAGATGAGGAAACCGATGAATGGCTGATGACGGTGGAGAATGGAATTGTGAAATCTTGCAGCAGAACCGGTGGAAAATCAGGTTGGCAGCTCTTTAGCATTTCTCGTTGGAATGCAGAAGATGGAAAGAAGCTGAGAAAGCATCTGGAAGAAGAATTTGAGGAGAAAGAAAATCGCCAGATTTACTGGGACGATGTGGCAATGTTCTGTCATCCACAGGAATACCGGTTGGGAATTCGTAAAATGCAGGCAGGCGACATCATAGAGGTGGATAATTTATCAGAACTTGCCCAGTTAGATAGCAGTTACGAGAAATATTTAGGAGGAAATTCAGATGCAGAAAGACAGTAA